Part of the Pseudodesulfovibrio sp. S3 genome is shown below.
CTATCTTGAAATGATATTTGAAATAGGAAGGGGAAATCCCAATCTAGTTGTCCAGAATTACAGGACCCAGCCTTTACTCTGGGCTACTCGACCTTCGCAGGCAGATGCTTTTGCAGTTTTATATTGTTACGGAGCTGATATCCACTTTAAAGATGGGGGGGGGTATACATTCTTATATAGGGCAAGTCTTGAGAATTATGAACTTGCTTATTTCCTTTTGCAGGATGGTGCTGATTATGAAGAAATCACTAAACACGGAATTGGGATTAAGAATCATATTATGAGTGAAGCTCGCGAAAATAGAGTTGAAGCTGTTTCAGGTAATAAGAATGCCCCGCAATATTATTGGTTCTGGCGATGCGTAGACTTTCTTGAAAAGCGTGGAATGGAATTCGATATTCCTGCGAGTGTAGAAAAATTCCGCCCAGCAACCTTGCCCACCACTCCCACCGATTACGAAATCGAAATCGAAAAATGGAAAAAGAAACATGCCAACTGAATTCCGCTACAGCGCTCTCCTTCTGTCGACGACTCTGTTCCTCCTGTTGGGAGCAGCGAACGCGCAGGCCCAGGACGCGGCCCAACAGCAGGAAATGACCCAGGTCATCCAGCTATACCAAGGCATCCTTAAATTCCCGCCGCCTCTTTGGGTGGAAGAGGTAAAGGATCTGGGCAACTCCAAGCCCTTTCGCAATCAACAGAAGAACCTGTTCTCACTGGAGTTCATCCCTAAGGAGCAGGAATTCGACAGCTGGAAACAGCTATACGGCATCTACGGTTTCTACCTGCCTGATTACGACATAAAGCGGTTCACGCAGGAGTCGATCAA
Proteins encoded:
- a CDS encoding ankyrin repeat domain-containing protein, whose translation is MRLATVLLSLVILLSSGCVDAALKGQNSLTDMSVSKLFPGDRQAQQLALAASEGDLEYIDKLLAQGADPNAAGRSGITVPCWVLYHPNKEGFRRLLEHGADPNIIWEGRKGYSDELSLIHVAAWQSPIIGTDYLEMIFEIGRGNPNLVVQNYRTQPLLWATRPSQADAFAVLYCYGADIHFKDGGGYTFLYRASLENYELAYFLLQDGADYEEITKHGIGIKNHIMSEARENRVEAVSGNKNAPQYYWFWRCVDFLEKRGMEFDIPASVEKFRPATLPTTPTDYEIEIEKWKKKHAN